In Mangrovivirga cuniculi, the following proteins share a genomic window:
- a CDS encoding efflux RND transporter periplasmic adaptor subunit → MSKTLKRTTAVIIIIVLAVVFIIFQKDIISGNKSNQPELKAGSSTSRAARKIPVNYIIAEEKLFKNQIAVTGKILANESVELRVERGGKVDKILFKEGDYVRKGQLLLATNVDDLKAQLSKARYNLELKEQTEYRQDELLKREAISQEEYDLALTELNTAVADVQLLKAEIAKSEVRAPFSGYIGLRYVSEGSYISPTTPIASLYSLNPAKIEFALPAKYIGTLSKGQSVDFTVEVSDKTFEGEVYAIEPGVDPATGATTVRAVAANENKELRPGQFTRVNINLEARENAILVPNQAVIPELDGHKVYLVENGKASVQKVNIGIRTPTEIEIMSGLNKGDSVITTGLLQINEGTPLELKN, encoded by the coding sequence ATGAGTAAAACATTAAAGAGAACCACAGCAGTGATTATAATTATTGTACTTGCCGTGGTGTTTATAATATTCCAGAAAGATATAATTTCCGGAAATAAATCCAATCAGCCAGAATTAAAGGCCGGTTCATCCACATCCAGGGCAGCCCGAAAAATCCCGGTTAATTATATAATTGCAGAAGAAAAGCTGTTTAAAAATCAGATAGCAGTAACAGGGAAAATACTTGCTAATGAATCAGTAGAATTAAGGGTTGAAAGAGGAGGAAAGGTTGACAAAATTCTTTTTAAGGAAGGGGATTATGTAAGAAAGGGACAATTGTTATTGGCAACAAATGTTGACGATCTCAAGGCTCAACTTTCCAAAGCTCGATACAACCTTGAACTGAAGGAGCAAACTGAATATCGACAGGATGAACTTCTTAAGCGAGAGGCGATAAGTCAGGAAGAATATGATCTGGCATTAACTGAATTAAATACGGCAGTAGCTGATGTTCAATTACTTAAAGCTGAAATAGCCAAATCGGAAGTGAGAGCTCCTTTTAGTGGATATATAGGTTTAAGATATGTCAGTGAAGGAAGTTATATTTCTCCGACCACTCCAATAGCAAGTTTATATAGTTTAAATCCTGCTAAAATTGAATTCGCACTTCCCGCTAAATATATTGGAACACTTAGTAAGGGTCAAAGCGTAGATTTTACTGTTGAAGTTTCTGATAAGACATTCGAAGGAGAAGTTTATGCAATTGAGCCTGGTGTGGATCCTGCAACCGGAGCTACAACTGTGAGAGCTGTTGCAGCCAACGAAAATAAAGAATTAAGACCAGGGCAGTTCACCCGGGTAAATATAAATCTTGAAGCGAGGGAAAATGCTATTCTGGTACCAAATCAGGCTGTAATTCCAGAGCTTGACGGACATAAGGTTTATTTAGTAGAAAATGGTAAGGCATCAGTACAAAAGGTAAATATAGGTATACGAACTCCGACCGAAATCGAAATCATGTCAGGTCTGAACAAAGGAGACAGCGTGATCACTACTGGTTTATTACAGATCAATGAAGGAACTCCTTTGGAGTTGAAAAACTAA
- a CDS encoding efflux RND transporter permease subunit, whose protein sequence is MASLSSISINRPVLAIVMSLMIIIFGVIGFNLLGVREYPSVDPPIITVSTNYVGANAEVIESQITEPLEEEINGISGIKKLTSVSRDGRSTITVEFELGEDLEAAANDVRDRVARARRNIPADADPPTVIKADADSEPIVFLNLKSDERSLLELSQIAETTFKERFQTIPGVSQVDIWGEKKYSMRLWMDPDKLSAYNITPLDVYSAVSEQNVELPSGRVEGVFSELSVRTLGRLTTPEDYNDLIVKETENYIIKFRDIGHAELGPENERTILKRDGIPMVGVVLRPQPGSNNIEIIDEFYDRLQSLRKDIPEDIELGIGFDVTEYIRESIQEVEQTIAVAFTLVFAIIFFFLRDWRTTIIPVITIPISLIGTFFVMYAAGFSINVLTLLGIVLAIGLVVDDTIVVLENIYKKIEDGKAPLEAGFDGAKEIFFAVISTTVALAAVFLPVIFLQGLTGRLFREFGVVVASSVIISSFVALTLAPMLCTKLLKKREEKGYFYRKTEKFFVGLNRLYNRSLEWFMNYRLLGPVAIVLLAGLGVIIYLDLPSELAPYEDRNGFRIFAAGPEGTTFEYMDNYVDDVIDLVEEEIPETDAIISVTSPGFGATSSVNSAFWRVILVDPENRERSQQEIVDSFTPKVSQLTAARPFVSQEQSIGGGGGGQPIQYVIQAGDIYQLKEVIGEFVDKAKQREEFVYVDVNLKFNKPELTVKIDRERAQTLGVSVRDIAQTLSLAYSGQRFGYFIMEGKQYQIIGQMSEQNRNEPVDLRTLYIKNNKGELILLDNLIHVEESATPPQLFRFNRYASATVSASLAPGVTIDKGIDAMDEIKGDVLDERFTTSLDGQSLEFMESSNSLIFAFLFALILIYLVLSAQFESFRDPIVIILTVPLAMAGSLGALWLFDETLNIFSQIGIIMLIGLVTKNGILIVEFANQKKALGMGVKEAIIEAAEDRFRPILMTSLSTILGILPIALALGAGSESRVSMGIAVIGGLIFSTILTLYIIPAVYTYLTGKEARVSRM, encoded by the coding sequence ATGGCTAGTCTTTCGAGTATAAGTATAAACAGGCCGGTGCTCGCAATTGTGATGTCTTTGATGATCATCATTTTTGGAGTGATTGGGTTTAACCTTTTAGGAGTTCGGGAATATCCCAGTGTAGATCCACCAATCATCACAGTATCTACCAATTATGTAGGTGCAAATGCTGAAGTGATCGAATCTCAGATCACTGAACCTTTAGAGGAAGAGATAAATGGTATTTCCGGTATTAAGAAATTAACTTCAGTGAGTCGTGATGGGCGTAGTACTATCACCGTTGAATTTGAATTGGGAGAGGACCTGGAAGCTGCTGCCAATGATGTGAGGGATAGAGTAGCCAGGGCAAGAAGAAACATACCGGCAGATGCTGATCCTCCTACGGTGATTAAAGCTGATGCAGATAGCGAGCCCATCGTATTTTTAAATCTCAAAAGTGATGAGCGATCACTATTGGAACTATCTCAAATAGCTGAAACAACATTTAAAGAACGTTTCCAAACTATTCCCGGAGTCAGCCAGGTAGATATATGGGGTGAGAAAAAATACTCTATGCGTCTCTGGATGGATCCGGATAAGCTTTCTGCTTATAATATTACTCCTTTAGATGTTTATAGTGCTGTCAGCGAGCAAAACGTTGAACTTCCTTCAGGCAGGGTAGAGGGTGTTTTCTCAGAACTATCGGTTAGAACACTGGGTCGCTTAACAACCCCGGAAGATTACAATGATCTGATCGTAAAAGAAACTGAAAATTATATTATTAAGTTCCGCGATATTGGTCATGCAGAACTGGGACCTGAAAATGAAAGAACCATTTTAAAAAGAGATGGTATTCCGATGGTTGGGGTTGTATTAAGGCCACAACCAGGATCAAATAACATTGAAATTATCGACGAATTTTATGATCGGTTACAATCCCTTAGAAAAGATATTCCGGAAGATATCGAATTGGGTATTGGCTTTGATGTAACAGAGTATATTCGCGAATCGATACAGGAAGTAGAACAAACAATTGCAGTGGCCTTTACACTGGTTTTTGCAATTATATTTTTCTTTTTACGAGACTGGAGAACAACTATTATTCCGGTAATAACCATACCTATTTCTTTAATCGGGACATTTTTTGTAATGTATGCAGCCGGATTTTCTATAAATGTTCTTACCCTTCTAGGTATTGTTCTGGCCATCGGACTGGTGGTGGATGACACTATAGTTGTGCTGGAAAATATTTATAAGAAGATAGAGGATGGTAAGGCACCGCTGGAAGCAGGCTTCGATGGAGCAAAAGAAATTTTCTTTGCTGTAATTTCTACAACGGTAGCACTTGCTGCAGTATTTCTGCCTGTGATCTTTCTGCAGGGATTGACAGGAAGGTTGTTCAGAGAGTTTGGAGTTGTAGTGGCATCATCAGTTATCATCTCATCTTTTGTTGCTTTGACACTTGCTCCAATGCTCTGCACTAAACTACTCAAGAAAAGAGAGGAAAAGGGATACTTTTATCGCAAGACTGAAAAGTTTTTTGTGGGTCTTAACAGGCTATATAATCGTTCTCTGGAATGGTTTATGAATTATCGCCTGTTAGGACCAGTAGCTATTGTGTTATTGGCAGGATTAGGAGTAATTATTTACCTGGATTTACCTTCGGAATTGGCGCCATATGAAGACAGAAATGGGTTCAGGATTTTTGCTGCAGGGCCTGAAGGCACAACTTTTGAATACATGGATAATTATGTTGATGACGTGATAGACCTTGTTGAAGAAGAAATTCCTGAAACTGATGCGATTATTTCGGTAACATCTCCAGGATTTGGTGCGACATCATCGGTTAATTCAGCCTTTTGGAGAGTAATATTAGTTGATCCTGAAAACAGGGAGAGAAGTCAGCAAGAGATTGTGGATAGTTTTACTCCAAAGGTAAGTCAACTTACTGCTGCTCGTCCTTTTGTTTCTCAGGAACAATCAATCGGTGGCGGGGGAGGTGGCCAGCCAATTCAATATGTAATCCAGGCAGGAGATATCTACCAATTAAAAGAGGTAATAGGTGAATTTGTGGATAAAGCCAAGCAGCGTGAGGAGTTTGTTTATGTAGATGTGAATCTGAAATTTAATAAACCTGAATTGACTGTAAAGATAGATAGAGAAAGGGCACAAACATTAGGAGTGTCAGTCAGAGATATTGCTCAAACATTATCTTTGGCTTATTCAGGACAGCGGTTTGGTTATTTCATAATGGAAGGCAAGCAATATCAAATCATCGGCCAGATGAGTGAGCAAAACAGAAATGAACCTGTAGATCTGAGGACTTTATATATCAAAAATAATAAAGGAGAATTGATATTACTCGATAACCTGATTCATGTGGAGGAAAGTGCTACACCCCCTCAGTTATTTAGATTTAATCGATATGCATCAGCCACCGTATCAGCATCATTAGCCCCTGGAGTTACTATCGATAAAGGAATTGATGCGATGGACGAAATAAAGGGCGATGTGCTCGATGAACGTTTTACGACTAGTCTTGATGGACAGTCACTCGAGTTTATGGAAAGCTCAAATAGTTTGATTTTTGCTTTTCTATTTGCATTAATTCTGATCTATCTCGTATTGTCAGCACAGTTTGAAAGCTTTAGAGATCCTATAGTTATTATCTTAACTGTTCCTCTAGCGATGGCAGGCTCACTTGGAGCGCTGTGGTTATTTGATGAAACATTGAATATTTTCAGTCAGATCGGAATTATAATGCTAATCGGACTTGTAACTAAAAACGGTATTTTAATTGTGGAGTTTGCGAATCAGAAAAAGGCCTTAGGGATGGGAGTGAAAGAAGCCATAATTGAAGCAGCAGAAGATAGGTTCAGACCGATTCTTATGACATCACTTTCTACGATTTTGGGAATCCTGCCAATTGCACTTGCTTTAGGAGCAGGATCAGAAAGCAGGGTATCTATGGGTATTGCGGTAATCGGTGGATTGATCTTTTCAACGATTCTTACTCTTTATATTATTCCGGCAGTCTATACATATCTTACTGGTAAAGAAGCCAGAGTTTCAAGAATGTAA
- a CDS encoding TolC family protein, which yields MKKVTLIIILSVLVGLSGMMAQERYAIIDSTDFEELSLGEAVRIGLENNYNLKIEDNFREIASNNVTLGNAGFLPTVDGNASMRWSNEDVEQQFVSGDSQTRDGARSNTVDASIDAEWIVFDGLGMFKRYEQLQQQEMTATYSWKNSVESTLYQIAESYYNLRYSAEQLRVLKETMEISRARIRIASDKYDVGKTSKTELLTAQTDYNADSSAYINQLNQLQQATINLNLLLGQDSERQYYASDSINAISLYSYENLKEEVLKNNSLLKQAESNKIGTTYNVEIVRSERFPRVTAFGSYGYSRLESQAGFLLSNQSTGFNYGLRATIPIFNGLNINRREQNAKIEKDNAELSYEQVRLEVIAEFERTYSSYQRALGLIELEMDNTSIAKENIEIAFDRYKLGRSTFLELREAQKNAEDAKLRLLDAAFAAKILEIQLKRLSGNILEERERIN from the coding sequence ATGAAAAAAGTTACATTAATCATAATACTCTCAGTCTTAGTGGGACTTTCCGGGATGATGGCTCAGGAAAGATATGCCATAATTGATTCGACAGATTTCGAAGAATTATCACTGGGTGAAGCAGTTAGAATAGGTCTGGAAAATAATTATAATCTTAAAATAGAAGATAATTTCCGGGAGATAGCTTCTAATAACGTGACTTTAGGAAATGCTGGGTTCCTGCCTACAGTTGATGGTAATGCCAGCATGAGATGGAGTAATGAAGATGTAGAACAGCAGTTTGTAAGTGGTGATTCTCAAACCAGGGATGGCGCCAGAAGTAATACGGTTGATGCCAGCATTGATGCTGAATGGATAGTTTTTGACGGGCTTGGTATGTTTAAAAGATACGAACAGCTTCAACAGCAGGAAATGACCGCAACCTATAGTTGGAAAAATAGTGTAGAATCTACCTTATACCAGATCGCAGAGTCCTATTATAATTTAAGATATTCTGCTGAACAGCTTCGGGTTTTAAAAGAAACAATGGAGATCAGTCGTGCCCGAATCAGAATTGCTTCTGATAAGTATGATGTCGGGAAAACTTCAAAAACTGAATTACTAACTGCTCAAACTGACTACAATGCTGATAGTTCGGCATATATTAATCAGCTTAACCAATTACAACAAGCAACGATCAATTTGAATCTATTACTTGGTCAGGATTCAGAACGTCAATATTATGCGTCAGATTCAATTAATGCTATTTCACTTTATTCTTATGAGAATCTGAAGGAAGAAGTTTTAAAAAACAATAGTTTGTTAAAACAGGCTGAGTCCAATAAAATAGGGACTACTTATAATGTGGAAATTGTAAGATCTGAAAGATTTCCCAGAGTAACTGCATTTGGTAGTTATGGTTATAGCAGGCTGGAATCACAAGCAGGGTTTTTATTGAGTAACCAGTCCACAGGATTTAATTATGGTTTACGAGCTACTATCCCGATTTTTAATGGGTTAAATATTAATCGCAGAGAACAAAACGCGAAAATAGAAAAAGATAATGCAGAGCTAAGTTATGAGCAGGTCAGATTAGAAGTTATTGCGGAATTTGAAAGAACCTATAGTTCCTATCAAAGAGCTTTGGGATTGATCGAACTGGAAATGGATAATACATCCATTGCTAAGGAAAATATTGAAATTGCTTTTGATCGCTATAAACTGGGGAGATCAACATTTCTGGAATTACGCGAAGCTCAAAAAAATGCAGAAGATGCAAAATTAAGACTTTTAGATGCAGCTTTCGCAGCTAAAATATTAGAAATCCAACTAAAAAGACTTAGCGGAAATATTTTGGAAGAGAGGGAGCGTATCAATTAA
- a CDS encoding lycopene cyclase family protein: MKKHYNFIIAGGGAAGLVLVNRILDSPVLNKKSVLIIDKSDKSENDRTWCFWEKGTGPWDEIIYKSWRKAMFKDSHSCMEFNLNPYRYKMIRGIDFYQHIKSRINNNANVEFLNTKIESLNTDQNTAKATTSDGSTFTADIIFNSIPDFSEVKNSKKYPLLLQHFIGWVIETEEDKFDESSVTFMDFSVAQKENTRFMYVLPFSRNKALVEYTLFSPKLLKKEEYENEIKKYISDDLGINEYTISEKEKGAIPMTTFPFEKVTDNKIINIGTQGGSTKASTGFTFKRINEDTTNIIKYLEGKCDNIETNENRFRYYDMLLIDVLFDNNEKGAEIFSSLFRKNNPVKIFDFLDERTKISEEVKIMFSSPQMPFLKSMFKRIFYRNFLN, from the coding sequence ATGAAAAAGCATTATAATTTTATTATTGCCGGTGGAGGTGCAGCCGGTCTTGTGCTGGTCAATCGCATTCTTGATAGCCCGGTTTTAAATAAAAAGTCTGTATTAATAATTGATAAAAGTGATAAATCGGAAAATGACCGCACGTGGTGCTTTTGGGAAAAAGGAACTGGCCCCTGGGATGAAATAATATACAAATCCTGGAGAAAAGCGATGTTTAAAGATTCCCATTCCTGCATGGAGTTTAATTTAAACCCGTACAGATATAAAATGATCCGTGGTATTGATTTCTATCAACACATTAAATCGAGGATCAATAATAATGCTAACGTTGAGTTTTTAAATACAAAAATTGAATCTTTAAATACCGATCAAAATACGGCTAAAGCAACCACTTCTGATGGGTCAACTTTCACGGCTGATATTATCTTCAATAGCATACCTGATTTTTCAGAGGTAAAAAACAGTAAAAAATACCCTTTACTTTTACAACATTTTATTGGCTGGGTAATAGAAACAGAGGAAGATAAATTTGATGAGTCCTCAGTAACTTTTATGGATTTTTCTGTCGCTCAAAAAGAGAATACCCGATTCATGTATGTATTGCCATTCTCAAGAAATAAAGCCCTGGTAGAATATACCCTCTTTTCACCTAAATTGTTAAAAAAAGAAGAATACGAAAATGAAATAAAAAAGTATATATCCGACGATTTAGGGATAAATGAATATACAATTTCAGAAAAAGAAAAAGGAGCCATTCCGATGACAACTTTCCCTTTTGAAAAGGTAACAGATAATAAAATAATTAACATCGGTACTCAAGGTGGAAGCACCAAAGCTTCTACAGGTTTTACATTTAAACGTATAAATGAGGATACAACCAATATTATAAAGTATCTGGAAGGAAAATGTGATAATATTGAAACGAATGAAAACAGATTCAGATATTACGACATGCTTCTCATTGATGTATTGTTTGATAACAACGAAAAAGGAGCGGAAATTTTCAGTTCGCTATTTAGAAAGAATAACCCGGTAAAAATATTCGACTTTCTAGATGAAAGAACTAAAATCTCAGAAGAAGTTAAAATTATGTTCAGTAGTCCGCAAATGCCATTTTTGAAATCTATGTTTAAAAGAATCTTCTACAGGAATTTTCTTAATTGA
- a CDS encoding carotenoid biosynthesis protein — MKAKEEIKNSNQIRFIIYFLYLVHIAGVFGIMSPWRELFLDLTPFTILLTTAIIIYALPSKDRVTFSCLSAAFVIGFIAEYLGVNYGLIFGDYHYGTNLGPKIGGVPPIIGINWAILTYCTAVLTSYMIINPWIRAITGALIMTGIDLFIEPVAPKVDFWFFDAGVAQVQNYIGWFSISFLAQIIFQKSNFSKNFYVANNVLVIQTLFFVILNVVA; from the coding sequence ATGAAAGCTAAAGAAGAAATAAAGAACAGTAATCAAATCAGGTTTATCATTTATTTCTTGTACCTGGTTCACATCGCCGGTGTGTTTGGTATAATGTCACCATGGAGAGAATTATTTCTAGACCTTACTCCGTTTACAATATTACTGACCACTGCAATAATTATTTATGCATTACCCAGTAAAGACAGGGTGACCTTTTCTTGCCTAAGTGCTGCATTTGTTATTGGTTTTATCGCTGAATACTTAGGAGTTAATTATGGACTTATTTTCGGAGATTACCATTATGGCACTAATTTGGGTCCTAAGATTGGAGGGGTCCCCCCTATTATTGGCATTAACTGGGCTATTTTAACTTATTGTACTGCCGTTTTAACCAGTTATATGATAATTAATCCATGGATCAGAGCAATTACCGGTGCCTTGATTATGACAGGTATAGACCTGTTTATTGAACCAGTCGCCCCTAAGGTTGACTTTTGGTTTTTTGATGCAGGAGTTGCTCAGGTTCAAAATTATATTGGATGGTTTTCTATTTCCTTTTTAGCCCAAATTATCTTTCAAAAATCAAATTTCAGTAAGAATTTTTATGTTGCGAACAATGTGTTAGTTATTCAAACACTATTTTTTGTTATCCTAAATGTAGTCGCATGA
- the crtD gene encoding 1-hydroxycarotenoid 3,4-desaturase CrtD, whose protein sequence is MSKNAIIIGSGIAGLATAIRLKAKNYDVSVFEANDSPGGKLSRLESNGYTFDAGPSLFTLPSLVDELFEISGEKPDENFKYYKKNIHCQYYFDDGTKFTAWDDQDKFIDEITEVFKINAKSVLEYLDKSKRKYELTSPLFLERSLHKVNSFLNFKTLKAIASAKNLDLFDTLDEVNRHHFKDPRLVQLFNRYATYNGSSPYKTPGIMSMIPHLEFNVGTFYPEGGMYSITDSLYALAKKKGVKFQFNSPVERIICKEGLAKGIKTQNQEYNADLVVSNMDIVPTYRKLIPDQKAPEKTLSQERSSSALIFYWGIKDQFPELDLHNIFFSGNYKKEFTDIFDHKKVPDDPTIYINITSKEDPDHAPEGCENWFVMVNVPPNSGQNWEEMISITKRKVISRLNKFLDTDIEKLIETEEMLTPITIESKTSSYMGALYGAGSNDRNAAFLRHPNFSNKIKNLYFCGGSVHPGGGIPLCLQSAKIVSSLVEK, encoded by the coding sequence ATGTCAAAAAATGCAATTATTATTGGTTCGGGTATCGCGGGATTGGCCACAGCAATCAGACTTAAGGCCAAAAACTATGATGTAAGTGTATTCGAAGCAAATGATTCACCTGGAGGTAAGCTTTCGAGACTCGAATCTAATGGCTATACATTCGATGCAGGACCATCTTTATTTACTTTACCATCTTTAGTTGATGAGCTTTTTGAAATTTCAGGAGAGAAGCCAGATGAAAATTTCAAATACTATAAAAAGAACATCCACTGTCAATACTATTTTGATGACGGGACTAAATTTACTGCCTGGGATGACCAGGATAAATTTATTGACGAAATAACTGAGGTTTTTAAAATAAATGCTAAATCTGTTCTTGAATATCTTGATAAAAGTAAACGGAAGTACGAATTAACCTCACCTCTTTTCCTGGAAAGATCACTTCATAAAGTGAACTCTTTTTTAAACTTTAAAACACTTAAAGCGATAGCCAGTGCAAAAAATCTGGATCTGTTCGATACATTAGACGAAGTAAACAGGCATCACTTTAAAGATCCAAGATTGGTCCAGTTATTTAATCGTTACGCCACCTACAATGGTTCTTCTCCCTACAAAACACCGGGAATCATGTCGATGATCCCACATTTAGAATTCAATGTAGGAACTTTTTATCCCGAAGGAGGAATGTATTCTATCACAGACTCCCTTTATGCTTTAGCAAAGAAAAAAGGTGTCAAATTCCAGTTTAATAGTCCGGTTGAAAGAATTATATGTAAAGAAGGATTAGCAAAAGGAATTAAAACCCAAAATCAGGAATACAATGCAGATCTTGTAGTATCTAATATGGATATTGTACCAACATATAGAAAGCTAATACCTGACCAAAAGGCACCTGAAAAAACATTGTCGCAGGAAAGATCAAGCTCCGCTTTAATTTTTTACTGGGGAATAAAGGACCAGTTCCCTGAGCTGGACCTTCATAATATTTTCTTTTCTGGAAATTATAAGAAAGAATTCACAGATATTTTCGATCACAAAAAAGTTCCTGATGATCCGACGATATACATTAACATTACTTCAAAAGAAGATCCTGATCACGCTCCTGAGGGATGCGAAAACTGGTTTGTAATGGTAAATGTCCCGCCTAATTCTGGTCAGAACTGGGAAGAAATGATTTCTATTACAAAAAGGAAAGTTATTAGTCGATTAAATAAATTTCTTGATACAGACATCGAAAAGTTAATAGAAACAGAAGAAATGCTTACCCCCATTACGATTGAATCAAAAACGAGTTCTTATATGGGTGCTCTTTATGGTGCTGGTAGTAATGACCGAAATGCGGCATTTCTGCGTCACCCTAATTTTTCCAACAAGATCAAAAATCTTTACTTCTGTGGTGGAAGCGTACATCCCGGTGGTGGAATTCCTTTGTGTTTGCAGAGTGCTAAAATTGTCTCATCGTTGGTCGAAAAATGA
- a CDS encoding SDR family oxidoreductase, with protein MIKTIAVFGATGMLGVPVVKELINEGFHIRALVRDIEKAKKLLPHSVEFISGNLKNEQDIENTLVGAEGVYINLSVKPNDKKNQWLAERDGLNSIIKKSKIAGVQRIALCSSLVKNHNKSSGFHWWVFDIKEQAVNSIKTCGIPFTIFYPSSFMENFDKGDYVQDGKIMLAGESKHPMYFIAGSDYGKQVAYSFKKLLNENKHYPVQGLEAFKADQAAEIFKKNLSEKDLSIKKMPIRLLWFLSLFSSKMNYIYKILTALNKYPEKFESEITWKELGKPSITLEEYSRKATLKQ; from the coding sequence ATGATCAAAACTATCGCAGTTTTCGGGGCAACTGGCATGCTCGGTGTCCCGGTAGTAAAAGAGTTAATAAATGAAGGTTTTCATATTCGGGCATTAGTCAGGGATATTGAAAAGGCTAAAAAATTACTTCCTCATTCTGTTGAATTCATTTCCGGAAATCTAAAAAACGAACAAGACATTGAAAATACTCTTGTTGGTGCTGAAGGGGTTTATATAAACCTCAGTGTAAAACCCAACGATAAGAAAAACCAATGGCTTGCTGAAAGAGATGGCCTGAATAGTATAATAAAGAAATCTAAAATCGCAGGTGTTCAGAGAATTGCTCTTTGCTCTTCATTAGTGAAAAATCATAATAAATCATCCGGTTTTCATTGGTGGGTGTTTGATATAAAAGAGCAAGCTGTTAATTCTATTAAAACTTGTGGAATTCCCTTTACTATTTTTTATCCATCTTCGTTTATGGAAAATTTTGATAAAGGTGACTATGTTCAGGATGGTAAGATCATGCTTGCCGGGGAATCGAAACATCCAATGTACTTCATTGCAGGTTCGGATTATGGCAAGCAAGTTGCCTATTCTTTCAAAAAGCTCCTTAATGAGAACAAACACTACCCTGTCCAGGGTCTGGAAGCATTTAAGGCTGATCAAGCAGCTGAGATTTTCAAAAAAAACTTATCTGAAAAAGATCTTAGCATAAAGAAAATGCCTATCAGATTATTATGGTTCTTATCTCTTTTCTCTTCGAAAATGAATTACATATATAAAATCCTGACTGCCCTGAATAAATACCCGGAAAAATTTGAATCTGAAATAACCTGGAAAGAATTGGGTAAACCTTCAATTACTCTTGAAGAATATTCCAGAAAAGCTACCCTGAAACAATGA
- a CDS encoding D-2-hydroxyacid dehydrogenase, whose product MTDNLTIVVTDGRALNPGDLNWDPWKEFGNITVYDHLPDEEVVSKCEHANVLVVNKTKLTEDILRQLPKLKFIAVTATGVNNIDLDYCKEKNITVKNTPGYGTFCVAQHAIALLLAITNKVAGHNLSVRRNEWAAQSDFSYTIGPVIELKDKTMGIYGYGNIGQQTAKIAESLGMNVIYHSRSKKETNHEFVGFDKLISQSDVISLHAPLSHQNKECFNKEVFHKMKESAILINTSRGGLINEKDLKKALDKNSISGAALDVLQNEPPQENHPLLDLDNIIITPHMAWAAYESRKRIMDMSINNLKTYLTHK is encoded by the coding sequence ATGACTGACAACTTAACTATTGTGGTGACAGATGGAAGAGCATTAAATCCCGGCGATCTCAATTGGGATCCATGGAAAGAATTTGGAAACATTACCGTGTATGATCACTTGCCAGATGAAGAAGTTGTTTCTAAGTGTGAACATGCAAATGTCCTTGTGGTCAATAAAACAAAACTCACAGAAGATATTCTCAGGCAATTACCAAAACTTAAATTCATTGCCGTAACTGCTACAGGTGTAAATAACATAGATCTTGACTATTGCAAAGAAAAAAATATTACCGTAAAAAACACTCCGGGTTATGGTACGTTCTGTGTAGCACAACATGCTATCGCTTTACTGCTAGCCATAACTAACAAAGTGGCAGGCCATAATCTTAGTGTCCGAAGAAACGAATGGGCTGCTCAAAGTGATTTTTCTTATACCATCGGTCCTGTCATTGAATTGAAAGATAAAACAATGGGGATTTATGGATATGGCAATATTGGTCAGCAAACAGCAAAAATAGCTGAATCACTCGGAATGAATGTTATATACCATTCCAGGTCAAAAAAGGAGACTAATCATGAATTTGTCGGTTTTGATAAACTCATCTCTCAAAGCGATGTAATTTCTTTACATGCCCCCCTTTCTCATCAGAATAAGGAATGCTTTAATAAAGAAGTCTTCCACAAAATGAAAGAATCTGCCATCCTGATAAATACATCTCGCGGCGGACTAATCAATGAGAAAGATTTAAAGAAAGCCCTGGATAAAAATTCTATTTCTGGGGCAGCACTTGATGTCCTCCAAAATGAGCCTCCACAAGAAAATCATCCTCTATTAGATTTAGACAACATTATTATTACCCCTCATATGGCCTGGGCCGCATATGAGTCCAGAAAAAGAATCATGGATATGAGTATTAACAACCTTAAAACCTATTTAACCCACAAATAA